One window from the genome of Pelobates fuscus isolate aPelFus1 chromosome 13, aPelFus1.pri, whole genome shotgun sequence encodes:
- the B4GALT3 gene encoding beta-1,4-galactosyltransferase 3 isoform X2, which translates to MIRRALERPCTLAMLIGFQFAFMVYFSFGGLRNLASIFGRSTEPSFDYLHTHDVYTNLTLLQGLQLSAAQPGELTPRCPERSPYLVGPISVTFSRIPTLQKIKAKNPFVTQGGRYHPPNCEARHRTAVIIPHRNRETHLRHLLYYLHPFMQRQQLQYGIYIVHQSGNSTFNRAKLLNVGVKEAMKDEDWDCLFVHDVDLIPENDHNLYTCDPWSPKHASVAMNKFSYSLPYPQYFGGVSALTPDQYMKMNGFPNEYWGWGGEDDDIATRVRLAGMKISRPPISVGHYKMVKHKGDSGNEENPHRFDLLIRTQRMWTQDGMNSLAYKLLSKELEPLYTNITVDIGVDPRTQKPVRMRGPTPPAMIHHSNDSSSRTTEGKPAEVQSPSRHSGSESVPQKLSPTAENQSMGDGLDVKKTSESDDVKGKREGDHMAGKFALQHMQQSKVSSKKPLVNKNLDSRRIAPRAARKSSMISNLRVEAGDSRENLDIRSLNRTSWNNPHGLESNKGARL; encoded by the exons ATGATCCGCCGCGCCTTAGAACGCCCCTGCACCTTGGCTATGCTTATTGGGTTCCAATTTGCCTTCATGGTCTACTTTTCTTTTGGTGGCCTTCGAAATCTGGCTTCCATTTTTGGCCGGTCCACGGAGCCCAGCTTTGACTATTTGCACACCCATGATGTCTACACCAATTTGACACTACTGCAAGGATTACAGTTATCGGCAGCACAGCCAGGAGAGCTAACTCCAAGATGTCCTGAGAGGTCTCCATACCTTG TGGGCCCCATCTCAGTGACCTTCAGTCGCATCCCAACCCTTCAGAAAATTAAGGCAAAAAACCCCTTTGTTACACAAGGCGGCAGGTACCACCCCCCAAATTGTGAAGCTCGCCACCGTACGGCGGTGATTATTCCGCACAGGAACCGGGAGACCCACCTCAGACATCTGCTCTATTACCTGCACCCGTTCATGCAAAGACAGCAACTCCAATATGGTATCTACATCGTCCATCAG TCGGGGAACTCCACATTTAACCGTGCCAAGTTACTAAATGTTGGGGTGAAGGAAGCCATGAAGGATGAGGATTGGGACTGTCTGTTCGTGCATGATGTGGATCTAATCCCTGAGAATGATCACAATCTTTACACATGTGATCCCTGGAGCCCTAAACATGCCTCGGTTGCCATGAACAAGTTCAGTTACAG CCTACCATACCCACAGTATTTCGGAGGGGTTTCTGCCCTTACCCCAGACCAGTACATGAAGATGAATGGGTTTCCCAATGAATATTGGGGCTGGGGTGGAGAGGATGATGATATTGCCACCAG GGTTCGTTTGGCTGGCATGAAGATTTCTCGCCCTCCTATATCCGTTGGCCACTACAAGATGGTAAAACATAAAGGAGATAGCGGCAATGAGGAAAACCCACACAG GTTTGATCTCCTCATAAGGACTCAGAGGATGTGGACTCAGGATGGGATGAATTCCCTTGCTTACAAATTATTGTCTAAAGAACTGGAACCATTGTACACCAACATCACTGTGGATATTGGTGTAGATCCCAGGACACAGAAACCTGTTAGGATGCGTGGTCCTACTCCTCCTGCGATGATCCACCACAGTAATGACTCTAGTAGCAGGACAACTGAAGGAAAGCCAGCAGAGGTCCAGTCTCCATCCAGACATTCAGGATCAGAAAGCGTGCCTCAAAAATTGTCTCCAACTGCAGAAAACCAATCCATGGGAGATGGTTTGGATGTAAAAAAGACCTCGGAGAGCGATGATGTAAAGGGGAAAAGGGAAGGTGACCACATGGCCGGTAAATTTGCACTCCAACACATGCAGCAATCTAAAGTCTCAAGCAAGAAACCGCTTGTGAACAAAAATCTAGACTCCAGAAGAATCGCACCAAGGGCAGCTAGGAAGTCATCCATGATCTCAAATCTTCGTGTCGAGGCAGGAGATTCTAGAGAGAATCTGGATATCAGATCATTAAACCGTACTTCATGGAACAATCCTCATGGTCTAGAATCAAATAAAGGTGCTAGACTTTGA
- the B4GALT3 gene encoding beta-1,4-galactosyltransferase 3 isoform X1: MTCNAWRQARKMIRRALERPCTLAMLIGFQFAFMVYFSFGGLRNLASIFGRSTEPSFDYLHTHDVYTNLTLLQGLQLSAAQPGELTPRCPERSPYLVGPISVTFSRIPTLQKIKAKNPFVTQGGRYHPPNCEARHRTAVIIPHRNRETHLRHLLYYLHPFMQRQQLQYGIYIVHQSGNSTFNRAKLLNVGVKEAMKDEDWDCLFVHDVDLIPENDHNLYTCDPWSPKHASVAMNKFSYSLPYPQYFGGVSALTPDQYMKMNGFPNEYWGWGGEDDDIATRVRLAGMKISRPPISVGHYKMVKHKGDSGNEENPHRFDLLIRTQRMWTQDGMNSLAYKLLSKELEPLYTNITVDIGVDPRTQKPVRMRGPTPPAMIHHSNDSSSRTTEGKPAEVQSPSRHSGSESVPQKLSPTAENQSMGDGLDVKKTSESDDVKGKREGDHMAGKFALQHMQQSKVSSKKPLVNKNLDSRRIAPRAARKSSMISNLRVEAGDSRENLDIRSLNRTSWNNPHGLESNKGARL; encoded by the exons GCTAGAAAGATGATCCGCCGCGCCTTAGAACGCCCCTGCACCTTGGCTATGCTTATTGGGTTCCAATTTGCCTTCATGGTCTACTTTTCTTTTGGTGGCCTTCGAAATCTGGCTTCCATTTTTGGCCGGTCCACGGAGCCCAGCTTTGACTATTTGCACACCCATGATGTCTACACCAATTTGACACTACTGCAAGGATTACAGTTATCGGCAGCACAGCCAGGAGAGCTAACTCCAAGATGTCCTGAGAGGTCTCCATACCTTG TGGGCCCCATCTCAGTGACCTTCAGTCGCATCCCAACCCTTCAGAAAATTAAGGCAAAAAACCCCTTTGTTACACAAGGCGGCAGGTACCACCCCCCAAATTGTGAAGCTCGCCACCGTACGGCGGTGATTATTCCGCACAGGAACCGGGAGACCCACCTCAGACATCTGCTCTATTACCTGCACCCGTTCATGCAAAGACAGCAACTCCAATATGGTATCTACATCGTCCATCAG TCGGGGAACTCCACATTTAACCGTGCCAAGTTACTAAATGTTGGGGTGAAGGAAGCCATGAAGGATGAGGATTGGGACTGTCTGTTCGTGCATGATGTGGATCTAATCCCTGAGAATGATCACAATCTTTACACATGTGATCCCTGGAGCCCTAAACATGCCTCGGTTGCCATGAACAAGTTCAGTTACAG CCTACCATACCCACAGTATTTCGGAGGGGTTTCTGCCCTTACCCCAGACCAGTACATGAAGATGAATGGGTTTCCCAATGAATATTGGGGCTGGGGTGGAGAGGATGATGATATTGCCACCAG GGTTCGTTTGGCTGGCATGAAGATTTCTCGCCCTCCTATATCCGTTGGCCACTACAAGATGGTAAAACATAAAGGAGATAGCGGCAATGAGGAAAACCCACACAG GTTTGATCTCCTCATAAGGACTCAGAGGATGTGGACTCAGGATGGGATGAATTCCCTTGCTTACAAATTATTGTCTAAAGAACTGGAACCATTGTACACCAACATCACTGTGGATATTGGTGTAGATCCCAGGACACAGAAACCTGTTAGGATGCGTGGTCCTACTCCTCCTGCGATGATCCACCACAGTAATGACTCTAGTAGCAGGACAACTGAAGGAAAGCCAGCAGAGGTCCAGTCTCCATCCAGACATTCAGGATCAGAAAGCGTGCCTCAAAAATTGTCTCCAACTGCAGAAAACCAATCCATGGGAGATGGTTTGGATGTAAAAAAGACCTCGGAGAGCGATGATGTAAAGGGGAAAAGGGAAGGTGACCACATGGCCGGTAAATTTGCACTCCAACACATGCAGCAATCTAAAGTCTCAAGCAAGAAACCGCTTGTGAACAAAAATCTAGACTCCAGAAGAATCGCACCAAGGGCAGCTAGGAAGTCATCCATGATCTCAAATCTTCGTGTCGAGGCAGGAGATTCTAGAGAGAATCTGGATATCAGATCATTAAACCGTACTTCATGGAACAATCCTCATGGTCTAGAATCAAATAAAGGTGCTAGACTTTGA